One window of the Hippocampus zosterae strain Florida chromosome 8, ASM2543408v3, whole genome shotgun sequence genome contains the following:
- the foxd2 gene encoding forkhead box protein D2 has product MTLGTDMSDSSALSDDVDIDVVGGDLSVGKDGKYLRHDFNLDSDDNYSQNAEEGASSPGLSSSDCPAEQMGIGAEAGAVLVGEKARKSALVKPPYSYIALITMAILQSPKKRLTLSEICEFISNRFPYYREKFPAWQNSIRHNLSLNDCFVKIPREPGNPGKGNYWTLDPDSADMFDNGSFLRRRKRFKRNQGNEILRDAGGFLPGFGYSPYGYSYGLQLQNFHAAHSPYQPHHHPHAGGSFPFPNSPCTLPSPIFPAGPPPLPDLRKPFYPSLAPVKTDSSAPSRPSFSIDNIIGAANTAASSYGSQPAGQAHILAMLSPALGSASNHLSLAQDLLQPGTHGQTFPSKNLNTCPF; this is encoded by the coding sequence ATGACTTTAGGGACGGATATGTCCGACAGCTCTGCATTGTCCGATGATGTGGACATTGACGTGGTCGGGGGGGATCTGTCCGTCGGGAAGGACGGGAAGTACCTGCGCCACGATTTCAACCTGGACTCCGATGATAATTACTCCCAGAACGCCGAGGAAGGGGCGTCCTCGCCGGGCCTGAGCAGCTCCGACTGCCCGGCGGAGCAGATGGGAATCGGCGCCGAGGCCGGGGCGGTTCTGGTGGGCGAAAAAGCAAGGAAAAGCGCCCTGGTGAAACCCCCTTACTCCTACATCGCGCTCATCACCATGGCCATCCTGCAGAGCCCCAAGAAGAGACTCACCCTCAGCGAGATCTGCGAGTTCATCAGCAACAGGTTCCCCTACTACCGCGAGAAGTTCCCCGCTTGGCAGAACTCCATCCGGCACAACCTCTCACTCAACGACTGCTTCGTGAAAATCCCCCGGGAGCCCGGCAACCCCGGCAAGGGCAATTACTGGACGCTGGACCCGGACTCGGCGGACATGTTCGACAACGGGAGCTTCTTACGCAGGAGGAAGCGCTTCAAGAGGAACCAGGGCAACGAGATCCTGCGGGACGCCGGGGGCTTCCTCCCCGGCTTCGGATACAGCCCGTACGGATACAGCTACGGACTTCAGCTGCAGAACTTTCACGCCGCGCACAGCCCGTACCAGCCGCACCACCATCCGCACGCGGGGGGGTCCTTCCCGTTCCCCAACTCGCCGTGCACCTTGCCCTCGCCCATCTTCCCCGCCGGGCCCCCTCCTTTGCCCGACCTGAGGAAGCCCTTCTACCCGTCCCTGGCGCCGGTCAAGACGGACTCGAGCGCCCCGAGTCGACCGTCCTTCTCCATCGACAATATCATCGGCGCGGCCAACACCGCCGCGTCGTCGTACGGCTCGCAGCCGGCCGGGCAGGCGCACATCCTGGCCATGCTCAGTCCGGCTTTGGGCTCGGCTTCCAACCACTTGAGCCTGGCGCAAGACTTGTTACAGCCCGGCACGCACGGGCAGACTTTCCCCAGCAAAAACTTGAACACTTGCCCtttctga